Proteins from one Phocoena sinus isolate mPhoSin1 chromosome 8, mPhoSin1.pri, whole genome shotgun sequence genomic window:
- the LOC116758792 gene encoding LOW QUALITY PROTEIN: olfactory receptor 226 (The sequence of the model RefSeq protein was modified relative to this genomic sequence to represent the inferred CDS: inserted 2 bases in 1 codon): MTDTMERKNQSGRLSESVLLGFPAPVPLRALLFALPLLAHVLVLTENTLIIMAIRNHPSLHKPMYSFLANMSFLEIWYVTITIPKMLAGFVGSKQGHGQLISFEGCMTQLCFFLGLGCTECVLLAVVAYDCYVAICRPLHYPVIVSGRLCVQLVAGSWAGGFGISMVKVFLISHLSYCGPNNINHFFCDVSPLLNLSCTDMSTAELTDFVLAIFILLRPLSVTRASYMAVTSAVRCIPSASGLHKAFSTCASHLXVVVIFYAASIFIYARPKAISAFDTDKLVPVLYAVIVPLFNPIIYCLRNQEVKRALCRTLRLYQGRDAKPGKASRVG; the protein is encoded by the exons ATGACTGACACCATGGAGAGGAAGAACCAGAGTGGGAGACTGAGTGAGTCTGTGTTGCTGGGCTTCCCAGCTCCTGTGCCACTGCGGGCACTATTATTTGCCCTTCCTCTGCTGGCCCATGTGTTGGTGCTGACTGAGAACACACTCATCATTATGGCAATCAGGAACCACCCCAGCCTCCACAAACCCATGTACTCCTTTCTGGCCAACATGTCCTTCCTGGAGATTTGGTACGTTACCATCACTATTCCCAAGATGCTAGCTGGCTTTGTTGGCTCCAAACAGGGCCATGGGCAGCTAATCTCCTTTGAGGGCTGCATGACGCAGCTCTGCTTTTTCCTGGGCCTGGGATGCACTGAGTGTGTCCTCCTCGCAGTTGTGGCTTACGATTGTTATGTGGCCATCTGCCGTCCTCTCCACTACCCTGTCATCGTCAGTGGCCGGCTGTGTGTGCAGCTGGTAGCTGGCTCCTGGGCTGGAGGTTTTGGCATCTCCATGGTCAaagtttttctcatttctcacctCTCGTACTGTGGCCCCAACAACATCAACCACTTTTTCTGTGATGTCTCCCCACTGCTCAACCTTTCGTGCACTGACATGTCCACAGCAGAGCTTACAGACTTTGTCCTGGCCATTTTCATACTGCTGAGGCCACTCTCTGTCACCAGGGCCTCCTATATGGCCGTCACCAGTGCTGTGAGGTGCATTCCCTCAGCTTCTGGGCTCCATAAAGCCTTTTCCACCTGTGCCTCTCACCT TGTTGTGGTCATCTTCTATGCAGCCAGTATCTTCATCTATGCCCGCCCAAAGGCAATCTCAGCTTTTGACACCGACAAGCTGGTGCCTGTACTCTACGCTGTCATTGTACCACTGTTCAACCCTATCATTTACTGCTTGCGCAACCAAGAGGTAAAGAGAGCCTTATGCCGTACTCTGCGCCTATACCAGGGCCGTGATGCTAAGCCTGGGAAAGCTAGCAGAGTTGGGTAG